The proteins below are encoded in one region of Oncorhynchus gorbuscha isolate QuinsamMale2020 ecotype Even-year linkage group LG01, OgorEven_v1.0, whole genome shotgun sequence:
- the LOC124035959 gene encoding uncharacterized protein LOC124035959, with amino-acid sequence MMGACCFRLPKWSPLIGYDSQGNGRHGYNTTSNQEQSGRGQKEEEAWFGEITDKRTLEEDGSDHFGYQWFNLTRPDQQRERKEERGREKNASGFDGTDADFIYSCEYLSVSACQARVRDLQGEGEAVSFSPGQRCSEVGCVHACGCLYHSLPRSYGERFRHGCEECLCDQSGAVQCGCSQLTQRKEIRDLTLKERRQYQRAIRRLYAQPGVWDGFTKLRAEFSPQAGGHTYFLPWQRYFLRVVEQELQTVSSCQLGIPYFEWTVDSGDLLTSAVWQPEMFGGDGERERNGERKRDEERDRASEGDGEQESNYVSGCVPHHSFQGLSARFHWSPCLRRSFNTSQVSVPDAVSVQKLLSQGNFLLFSQALQGLSGLFRLWVGGHMASPLAAYDPLYLSHAAFIDKLWTHWQDRHRDVHTHEEAHGHTHLHTKYPVKQRLVKMKPFGIAPDDVMSSREQLCVVYVPITLGAPCNVTSSLLAERGKGRHRGAKDTASYHRRRQDAQNNHKHSTYDYNAQGYDGFDHSGYNRNGYDRQGFNRMGWDLLGYSKDGLDRDHIDREGYDISGYNRYGFNRHNVTWFGMRWDGLFMREEEREEETQGEKEKESEVREESREEEERERKKVMSELFSDSGYSVYGFDPFGLDRGGFDAFGFRPDGYDKDSCNWFYNGPHYLRFYYHTQQQLISTNQHTLNHITRTCSPITALPQHWPLQDWMALDQEESQALIAQLEREWAGQKHSDDYYTHKVMSQRGRGIWLPITPDSRFCFELHWFSGCPLGSAPMTCPDLCREARCLGNPMAECRLRNCGSCFTEWLDATTGAYVICQGW; translated from the exons ATGATGGGAGCCTGCTGCTTCCGCCTGCCCAAATGGAGCCCTCTCATTGGCTACGACAGCCAGGGCAATGGTCGCCATGGATACAACACAACCTCCAACCAGGAGCAGAGTGGAAGGGGCCAAAAGGAGGAAGAGGCATGGTTTGGAGAAATAACTGACAAGAGGACATTGGAGGAGGACGGATCTGATCACTTTGGTTACCAGTGGTTCAAcctgaccaggccagaccagcagagagaaagaaaggaggagagagggagagagaaaaatgcTAGTGGGTTTGACGGGACAGATGCTGATTTCATCTACAGCTGTGAGTACCTGTCTGTGTCAGCCTGTCAGGCCAGGGTCAGGGAcctgcagggagagggagaggctgtgAGTTTCTCCCCCGGCCAGCGCTGCTCTGAGGTGGGTTGCGTCCACGCCTGTGGCTGCCTCTACCATAGCCTGCCACGGAGCTACGGGGAGAGGTTCAGGCATGGCTGTGAAGAGTGTTTGTGTGATCAAAGCGGAGCGGTGCAGTGTGGGTGTAGTCAACTGACACAGCGGAAGGAGATACGAGACCTGACCCTGAAAGAGAGGCGCCAGTACCAACGAGCCATCAGGAGGCTCTATGCACAGCCAG GTGTATGGGATGGTTTCACCAAGCTGAGAGCTGAGTTCTCCCCTCAGGCTGGTGGCCACACCTACTTCCTGCCCTGGCAGCGCTACTTCCTGCGGGTGGTGGAGCAGGAGCTCCAGACTGTGTCATCATGCCAACTGGGTATTCCGTACTTCGAGTGGACGGTCGACTCTGGTGATCTTTTGACCTCAGCTGTCTGGCAGCCCGAGATGTTtggaggggacggagagagagagaggaatggcgagaggaaaagggatgaagagagggatagagcgagtgagggggatggagagcaagagagcaactATGTCTCAGGCTGTGTCCCCCACCACTCCTTCCAGGGCTTGTCTGCACGGTTCCACTGGTCCCCCTGTCTACGACGGAGCTTCAACACCTCG CAGGTGTCTGTGCCTGACGCGGTGAGCGTCCAGAAGCTACTGTCCCAGGGAAACTTCCTGTTGTTCTCCCAGGCTCTGCAGGGGCTGTCTGGGCTATTTAGGCTCTGGGTGGGGGGCCACATGGCTTCTCCTCTGGCCGCCTATGaccccctctacctctcacacGCCGCTTTCATCGACAAGCTCTGGACACACTGGCAGGACAGGCACAGAGACGTGCACACTCATGAAGAAGCGCATGGGCACACTCACCTACACACCAAGTACCCTGTGAAGCAGCGTCTCGTCAAGATGAAGCCGTTCGGCATTGCTCCTGATGATGTGATGTCTTCACGGGAACagctgtgtgtggtgtatgtaccCATAACCCTCGGAGCTCCCTGCAATGTGACATCATCACTCCTTGCCGAAAGAGGGAAGGGCCGCCACAGAGGAGCGAAAGACACTGCCAGCTATCACAGAAGGAGACAAGATGCACAAAACAACCATAAACACAGCACCTATGATTACAATGCACAAGGCTATGATGGCTTTGACCACAGTGGTTACAATCGCAATGGATATGACAGACAAGGTTTCAACCGCATGGGCTGGGACCTGCTTGGTTACAGTAAGGATGGTTTGGACCGTGACCACATCGACAGAGAGGGCTATGACATTTCTGGATACAACCGCTATGGGTTTAACCGCCACAATGTTACATGGTTCGGGATGCGCTGGGATGGATTGtttatgagggaggaggagagagaagaggagactcagggggagaaagagaaggagagtgaggtgagagaggagagtagagaggaggaggagagagaaagaaagaaggttATGTCAGAGCTCTTTAGCGACAGTGGCTACAGTGTTTATGGTTTCGACCCCTTTGGTTTGGACCGGGGTGGTTTTGATGCATTTGGATTTCGACCAGACGGATACGATAAGGACAGCTGTAACTGGTTCTACAACGGACCGCACTACCTACGGTTCTACTACCACACCCAACAGCAGCTAATTTCAACCAATCAACACACTCTGAACCACATTACAAGAACCTGCTCTCCAATCACAGCCCTGCCTCAGCACTGGCCTTTGCAGGATTGGATGGCTCTGGATCAAGAGGAGAGCCAAGCCCTGATTGCTCAGCTGGAGCGGGAGTGGGCGGGACAGAAGCATTCTGATGACTACTACACCCACAAGGTGATGTCACAGAGGGGACGGGGCATTTGGCTGCCAATCACCCCAGACAGCAG gttttGTTTTGAACTACACTGGTTTTCCGGTTGTCCTCTTGGCTCTGCCCCCATGACATGCCCTGACCTCTGCCGTGAAGCACGTTGTCTTGGTAACCCGATGGCTGAGTGTCGTTTGCGGAACTGTGGCTCCTGCTTTACTGAGTGGCTTGACGCAACCACCGGAGCGTACGTCATCTGCCAGGGCTGGTAA